One genomic segment of Paracholeplasma manati includes these proteins:
- a CDS encoding glycine C-acetyltransferase has product MNFLEEKVNALKEAGIYRELPINDTPIDAIIELNGKKVINLCSNNYLGFANHKRLIEASKKALDQYGVGAGAVRTIVGNMRIHEALEETIAKFKKEEAALVYQSGFLCNLGVIQAVTTEKDLILSDELNHASIIDGVKLSKADKAVYKHSNMADLERLLIEKRSQYEQVLIITDGVFSMDGDLAKLPEIVKLAKQYNALTYVDDAHGSGVLGEHGRGTVDHFHLHGQVDFIIGTLSKAIGVVGGYVCGSKAMKSYLLHRSRPHLFSTSMQPSAAAAIIEAFHMLESSDEYTLKLWDNARYLKSKLQQLGFDIGHSETPITPIMIGDEVKTMAFSKQLLDNGVYVSGIIFPTVSKGKGRIRVMVSALHDKDILDRAVDIIEKTAKSMHIL; this is encoded by the coding sequence ATGAACTTTTTAGAAGAAAAGGTCAATGCTTTGAAAGAAGCAGGCATTTACCGTGAATTACCAATAAACGATACACCGATTGACGCCATCATTGAACTCAATGGTAAAAAAGTCATCAATTTGTGTTCAAATAATTACTTAGGGTTTGCTAACCACAAAAGACTCATTGAAGCGTCTAAAAAAGCTTTAGATCAGTATGGGGTTGGCGCAGGTGCGGTGAGAACCATTGTCGGTAACATGCGAATCCACGAAGCACTCGAAGAAACCATCGCGAAATTCAAAAAGGAAGAAGCTGCTTTGGTTTATCAAAGTGGATTCTTATGTAATTTAGGGGTCATTCAAGCGGTAACCACAGAAAAAGACTTGATTTTATCCGATGAACTTAACCACGCTTCAATCATTGATGGTGTGAAGTTATCGAAAGCAGATAAAGCCGTTTATAAGCATTCAAATATGGCGGATTTGGAACGTTTATTGATAGAAAAGCGCAGTCAATATGAACAAGTATTGATCATCACCGATGGGGTATTCTCCATGGATGGGGATTTGGCTAAATTGCCTGAAATTGTCAAACTAGCCAAACAATATAACGCACTTACCTACGTTGACGATGCCCATGGTTCAGGGGTTTTGGGTGAACATGGCCGCGGAACAGTCGACCATTTTCATCTCCATGGGCAAGTCGATTTTATCATTGGTACCTTGTCTAAAGCCATCGGCGTGGTCGGTGGTTATGTGTGTGGTTCGAAAGCCATGAAATCCTATTTATTACACAGAAGTAGACCGCACTTGTTTTCAACTTCGATGCAACCAAGTGCAGCCGCAGCCATCATCGAGGCGTTTCATATGTTGGAATCCTCCGATGAATACACCCTCAAACTTTGGGATAACGCCAGATATTTAAAGTCTAAACTTCAACAGCTTGGCTTTGATATTGGTCATTCAGAAACCCCAATCACCCCAATCATGATTGGTGATGAAGTAAAAACCATGGCATTTTCCAAACAATTGTTAGATAATGGTGTATATGTATCAGGCATCATTTTCCCTACCGTATCCAAAGGTAAAGGCAGAATTCGTGTGATGGTATCCGCATTACACGATAAAGACATTCTAGACCGCGCGGTAGACATCATCGAAAAAACAGCCAAATCGATGCATATCCTGTGA
- a CDS encoding GNAT family N-acetyltransferase has product MFILVETKENIKKISKMSRTIWTEAYKKILSKEQIDYMLTTFLSVQSIKEQINTGYEYFIIKGDKPVGFAAIKDESDKVFLSKIYIYKEYRNQGFMRGFIDKLKERKKPIYLTVNKYNLDAIKAYQKMGFEIKKELITDIGKGYVMDDYVLELAV; this is encoded by the coding sequence ATGTTTATACTGGTAGAAACGAAAGAAAACATCAAAAAAATTTCTAAAATGTCTAGAACCATTTGGACAGAAGCGTACAAAAAAATCTTATCCAAAGAACAAATCGATTATATGCTGACCACGTTTTTATCGGTACAGTCGATCAAAGAACAGATCAATACCGGTTATGAGTATTTCATCATTAAAGGCGATAAACCTGTGGGGTTCGCTGCGATTAAAGATGAATCTGACAAAGTGTTTTTATCAAAGATTTACATTTATAAAGAATACCGTAACCAAGGGTTTATGCGTGGTTTTATCGATAAACTGAAAGAACGCAAAAAACCCATTTATTTGACTGTTAATAAATATAATCTAGACGCCATCAAAGCCTATCAAAAAATGGGTTTTGAAATTAAAAAAGAACTCATTACAGACATAGGTAAAGGCTATGTGATGGACGATTATGTTTTGGAGCTAGCGGTATGA
- the ung gene encoding uracil-DNA glycosylase has product MTFKDIYHQESEKPYFQQLKTFIQQERLNKTIYPKKDDLFKAFDLTPFDQIKVVIIGQDPYHGEGQAHGLCFSVNKGIQIPPSLQNIYKEIESSLGVKMPKHGDLTHWAKQGVLLLNTILTVEANKPLSHQNKGWETFTLEIIKAINRLNQPICFLLFGAHARSFKPYLTNPKHCILETSHPSPLSNYRGFSGSQVFLKCNQFLQNQGVQTIQWQE; this is encoded by the coding sequence ATGACGTTTAAAGATATTTACCATCAAGAATCGGAAAAACCTTATTTTCAGCAGCTCAAAACGTTCATTCAACAAGAACGTTTAAACAAAACAATCTATCCCAAAAAAGACGATTTATTTAAGGCTTTTGACCTGACCCCATTCGATCAAATCAAAGTAGTCATCATTGGTCAAGACCCTTATCATGGCGAAGGACAAGCCCATGGCTTGTGTTTTTCCGTGAATAAAGGCATCCAAATCCCGCCTTCTTTACAAAATATCTATAAGGAGATTGAATCCTCTTTAGGGGTTAAAATGCCTAAACATGGGGATTTAACCCACTGGGCCAAACAAGGGGTATTGTTATTAAATACCATTTTGACGGTTGAAGCGAACAAACCATTATCACACCAAAATAAAGGGTGGGAAACCTTCACTTTAGAAATCATCAAAGCCATCAACCGTTTGAATCAACCCATTTGTTTCCTATTGTTTGGGGCTCATGCAAGAAGTTTTAAACCTTATTTAACCAACCCAAAGCATTGCATTTTAGAAACCTCACACCCATCCCCACTGTCCAATTATCGTGGTTTTTCTGGTAGTCAGGTATTTTTGAAATGTAACCAATTCTTACAAAATCAAGGTGTTCAAACAATCCAGTGGCAGGAATGA
- a CDS encoding folate family ECF transporter S component encodes MKRSVKYLALAGVLTALSVALDVFVKQIVPVLNFGLPYYAIPLIIGGIVLGPIYGLMMGFVSDFIGFQLAPQGDYILLFSISAMAWGLIPGLFLKHKSGLIRIVVVLFLTHVFATASNTGSMFLYGWGDYAMASLALRLWMLPVNVAILSFITFFLNTRLQAVYEDFLFQK; translated from the coding sequence TTGAAAAGAAGTGTGAAGTATTTGGCTTTAGCAGGCGTGCTAACCGCACTGTCTGTGGCACTCGATGTGTTTGTCAAACAAATCGTGCCTGTATTGAATTTTGGGCTACCTTATTATGCTATACCACTCATCATCGGCGGTATCGTATTAGGTCCAATTTATGGCTTAATGATGGGGTTTGTCAGTGATTTTATTGGGTTTCAACTCGCTCCACAAGGCGACTATATTTTGTTATTCTCGATCAGTGCGATGGCTTGGGGATTGATTCCTGGGTTATTTTTAAAACACAAATCGGGTTTAATTCGTATTGTCGTTGTGTTGTTTTTAACCCACGTTTTCGCAACCGCTTCAAACACAGGTTCGATGTTCTTGTATGGTTGGGGCGATTACGCCATGGCCAGTCTCGCCTTAAGATTGTGGATGTTGCCAGTGAATGTGGCGATTCTCAGTTTCATTACCTTCTTCCTAAACACCCGCTTACAAGCGGTTTACGAAGATTTCTTGTTTCAAAAATAG
- a CDS encoding ABC transporter ATP-binding protein, with product MLEIKNVVKTYNKTKRANDGITLSIEKGDLFGFVGHNGAGKTTLLKAVAGIIDFDSGEILVDGYSIQKDPLAVKQRIAYIPDNPDIYESLSGIEYLNFIGDVFKVPVLERKSLIEAYAKKFELDQVLNHPISSYSHGMKQKLVIISALIHKPKLLLLDEPFVGLDPKAAFLLKEEFKALCEAGSSIFFSTHVLEVVEKLCNKVAIIKQGKIVAGGYTQDIIKDQTLEHLFMEIASEA from the coding sequence ATGTTAGAAATCAAAAATGTTGTTAAAACCTACAATAAAACCAAACGTGCCAATGATGGTATCACGTTATCGATTGAAAAAGGCGATTTATTTGGCTTCGTTGGACACAACGGTGCTGGTAAAACCACCCTTTTAAAAGCCGTTGCAGGCATCATTGATTTTGATTCAGGCGAAATCCTAGTCGATGGGTATTCCATCCAAAAAGACCCGTTAGCGGTCAAACAACGCATCGCTTATATCCCGGATAATCCAGATATTTATGAATCTCTCAGTGGGATTGAATATTTGAATTTCATCGGAGATGTCTTCAAAGTGCCTGTATTGGAACGTAAGTCACTGATTGAAGCGTATGCGAAAAAGTTTGAATTGGATCAAGTTTTAAACCACCCAATTTCGTCGTATTCTCATGGGATGAAGCAAAAATTGGTCATCATCAGTGCGCTCATTCATAAACCTAAACTCTTATTATTAGATGAGCCTTTCGTTGGATTAGACCCGAAAGCGGCGTTTTTATTGAAAGAAGAATTTAAAGCCCTTTGCGAAGCGGGGTCTAGCATCTTTTTCTCAACCCACGTACTAGAAGTCGTTGAAAAGCTATGTAATAAAGTCGCCATCATCAAACAAGGGAAGATTGTTGCGGGCGGGTATACCCAAGACATCATCAAAGACCAAACCTTAGAACACCTATTCATGGAGATTGCGAGTGAAGCCTAA